A stretch of Nitrospira sp. DNA encodes these proteins:
- the bioD gene encoding dethiobiotin synthase — protein sequence MADSMTHGIFITGTDTAVGKTLVTAALAWSLKQQGLDVGVMKPVETGVKKSRPSDATRLQQAAHVSDSLDLIRPYAFRLPVAPLDAARAERRSIQIARIMKAYRALHTQHNLLLVEGAGGVHVPITPSMDVLDLIGKLKASVLVIGRVGLGGVNHAMLTLNTLRERKIPVLALVLNQTVPAKTAVARRQERSTVELLRESSGMPVIGPLSYMADVDAQFERAVEKLAAHTEMNKLTKLVLASVRGSR from the coding sequence ATGGCTGATAGCATGACGCATGGGATTTTTATCACTGGGACCGATACAGCGGTCGGCAAGACGCTCGTGACTGCGGCTCTTGCCTGGAGTCTGAAGCAACAAGGGCTGGATGTCGGCGTCATGAAGCCGGTCGAGACCGGCGTGAAGAAGAGCCGCCCTTCTGATGCCACTCGCCTTCAGCAGGCGGCGCACGTCTCGGATTCGCTCGACCTGATCAGGCCCTATGCCTTCCGCCTCCCGGTTGCGCCGTTAGATGCAGCGAGGGCTGAACGACGATCCATTCAGATCGCGAGGATCATGAAGGCCTACCGTGCGCTGCACACACAACATAACCTGCTACTGGTTGAAGGCGCTGGCGGGGTGCACGTACCGATCACTCCATCGATGGATGTGCTGGATCTGATCGGGAAGTTGAAGGCCTCAGTGCTGGTCATAGGGCGAGTCGGGCTTGGCGGAGTGAACCATGCGATGCTCACACTCAACACGCTGCGTGAGAGGAAGATCCCCGTTCTTGCACTGGTGCTCAATCAGACAGTGCCAGCAAAGACCGCTGTGGCACGACGACAGGAACGTTCGACGGTGGAGTTACTACGAGAGTCTTCCGGGATGCCGGTGATTGGGCCGCTTTCCTACATGGCTGACGTTGATGCGCAGTTTGAACGGGCCGTAGAAAAACTGGCGGCGCATACCGAAATGAACAAGCTTACGAAGCTGGTGCTGGCATCTGTGCGAGGAAGTCGCTGA
- the thiE gene encoding thiamine phosphate synthase: MRTTHSIHTLRGLYLILDPSISPTKSLSDALRQAAQAGVRIVQYRNKTASMKEAYEEALPLRKLAGELGVLFIVNDRCDLALAVDADGVHLGQGDLPLDLARKVMGPDKLVGISTHNPDQVRAASAGKPDYLGFGPIFKPGSKQDHDPVVGIDGLRAIRDLTSLPIFAIGGITVGNVGEVMKAGANGVAVISAILKAQDIKQAVSDFLAQMPAPAS, encoded by the coding sequence ATGCGGACCACACATTCTATTCATACGCTTCGAGGTCTCTACCTCATCCTCGATCCGTCGATTTCACCGACGAAATCGTTGAGTGATGCGCTGCGGCAAGCTGCGCAGGCTGGCGTGAGAATCGTTCAGTACCGCAACAAGACGGCCTCGATGAAGGAGGCCTATGAAGAGGCCCTGCCACTCAGAAAACTCGCGGGAGAGTTGGGCGTGCTGTTCATCGTGAACGATCGCTGTGATCTGGCTCTAGCGGTGGATGCGGACGGGGTGCATCTTGGGCAAGGAGATCTGCCGCTGGATCTGGCTCGGAAGGTGATGGGACCGGACAAGCTGGTTGGCATCTCAACGCACAATCCAGATCAAGTGCGGGCTGCCAGTGCGGGCAAGCCGGACTATCTCGGCTTTGGTCCGATCTTTAAGCCAGGCTCGAAACAGGATCACGATCCGGTGGTAGGCATTGACGGGCTGCGGGCGATTCGTGACCTCACGTCGCTGCCGATCTTTGCCATCGGCGGAATTACGGTCGGGAATGTGGGAGAGGTGATGAAGGCGGGTGCGAACGGCGTCGCGGTCATCTCGGCCATTCTGAAAGCCCAAGACATCAAACAAGCGGTCAGCGACTTCCTCGCACAGATGCCAGCACCAGCTTCGTAA
- a CDS encoding SDR family NAD(P)-dependent oxidoreductase, translated as MASPPRTVRAKHTTRPSVLVTGASGGIGRAVCLAFAAAGWHIGVHYHRRKAEAEKTLRAVQITGGTGALYEADVREADAVRRMVETFCQQTPPPYAFICNAGVAASSLLVRQSEEQWADVMQTNLTGTFHCLQAMAPPLLAHGGGSIVVIGSHAGFHGSTGQAAYATSKAGLIGLVKTAAREWGPQNVRVNLVLPGWQQTSMAEDATLDQRDWQDHALRRPPALEEVARTIVYVAQLNDMSGQVWNCDSRDL; from the coding sequence ATGGCTTCTCCCCCACGAACAGTCCGAGCGAAACACACGACTCGCCCATCGGTCTTGGTGACCGGAGCCTCAGGTGGCATCGGGCGGGCGGTCTGCCTGGCCTTTGCCGCAGCCGGCTGGCATATCGGCGTACATTACCATCGCCGCAAGGCCGAAGCAGAGAAGACCTTGCGAGCGGTCCAGATCACGGGGGGAACCGGCGCGCTCTATGAGGCTGACGTTCGTGAGGCTGACGCAGTTCGCCGCATGGTCGAGACATTCTGCCAGCAGACGCCACCCCCCTATGCGTTCATCTGCAATGCGGGGGTCGCGGCGAGCAGCCTTCTGGTACGCCAATCGGAAGAACAGTGGGCCGACGTGATGCAGACGAATCTGACCGGCACCTTCCACTGTTTGCAGGCCATGGCTCCTCCCCTGCTGGCGCACGGCGGCGGCTCGATTGTCGTCATCGGCTCGCATGCGGGATTCCACGGATCGACCGGACAAGCCGCCTATGCCACGTCGAAAGCCGGCCTGATTGGACTCGTCAAAACGGCGGCACGCGAATGGGGACCGCAGAACGTGCGCGTCAATCTCGTCTTGCCCGGCTGGCAGCAGACCAGTATGGCCGAGGATGCCACGCTCGACCAGCGAGACTGGCAAGACCATGCGCTCCGCCGGCCACCGGCCCTTGAGGAAGTGGCACGCACGATTGTCTATGTGGCTCAGCTCAACGATATGTCTGGCCAGGTGTGGAATTGCGATAGCCGGGACTTGTGA